One Nicotiana sylvestris chromosome 12, ASM39365v2, whole genome shotgun sequence genomic window carries:
- the LOC138883869 gene encoding secreted RxLR effector protein 161-like: protein MIHQQKYVKELLKRFKIEDSKEIDNPIATTTKLDIDELGSSVDQKLYRGMIGSQLYLTASRPDIVFSVRLCARFQANPKESHLTVVKRILRYLKGTTDLCLWYPKGSNFSLVGYVDADYTSFLGDRKSTSGMAHFLGSCLVSWATKKKNYVALSTAEANYVVADSYCAQFLWIKQQLMDFEIDVHRELST, encoded by the coding sequence atgatccatcagcagaagtatgtgaaagagttgcttaaaagatttaaaatagaAGATTCCAAAGAAATCGATAATCCTATAGCAACAACCACCaaattggatatagatgaactaggttcatctgttgatcagaagttgtataggggaatgattggcTCTCAGTTATATCTcactgctagcagacctgacattgtttttaGTGTACGCCTTTGTGCTcgatttcaggcaaatccaaaggagtctcacttgactgttgtcaagagaATCTTGAGATACTTGAAAGGAACCACTGACCTTTGTCtatggtatccaaaaggtagtaatttcagcctagtaggatatgttgatgctgattataCAAGTTTTCTTGGGGATagaaagagcacctcaggtatggcacactttcTTGGCTCATGTCTTGTGTCTTGGGccaccaaaaagaaaaattatgtggccttatctactgctgaagctaATTATGTTGTTGCTGACTCATATTGTGCTCAATTTttgtggatcaaacaacaattAATGGATTTTGAAATTGATGTACatagagaactaagcacatag